Genomic segment of Sulfitobacter sp. S190:
TGACGTGGCCAATATCCAGCTGCGCGGTACAGGTTCCGCCGACATTGCTGACCGGATCGGCCGGGCGCGATGTGTTCGACCTGCGCGATGGCGGCAATGATACTGTCGATGGCGCCGGAGGCGACACGGATACCGTGCGCTACCAGCGGCTCGACACCGGTGTCGAAGTCGATCTGATCGCGGGTACAGCATCCTCGCAGGGCTTTGTGCACCGCTTGTCGAACATCGAATGGGACTGAGGGCTCCGAGTTCAGTGACAGGTTGATCGGGGATCGGGGCAATACCCTGCTGGATGGGCGCGGTGGCAACGATGCGCTCTACGGTGACGGATTGGATCTGGGGGCCCGTGCGCGAAGTGTCGGCACAGGTGTACCGCCTGTACGAAGCCCTTCTGGACCGGACACCGGACTACGCCGGTCACGCCGGCTGGACCCAGCGGATCGTCGAGCAGACACAGACACTCGAGGAAGTCTCTTCGGGCTTTGTCAATTCAAACGAATTCCAGTCGGTCTACGGGGCGGCCAGCAACGCCGAGTTTGTCGAACTTCTGTTCCAGAACGTGCTGGGCCGTGATCCCGGTCCGGGGGCCCAGGGGTTTGTCAACGCGCTCGACGGCGGCGGGTCGAGCCGTGAGGCGATCGCGCTCGAATTCTCCGAAACACAGGAGTTCGTGGCCGGCACCGCTGGCGCGGCGAATGCCTTTATCGATGCAAGATCCTCGGCAACGTGGGTCGATGATGTCTATCGTTTGTATCAGGCCACGTTGGGCCGCGAAGCCGACGAAGGCGGGCTGCTGGGCTGGGTGAACAATCTCAGTACCGGACGCGAATTCCAGAGCGTTGTAAGCGGATTTACCCAATCGGCAGAGTTCCAGAACCTCTATGGTGCCACCACCAACAGCGATTTTGTCACGCTGCTGTACCAGAACGTTCTGGACCGCACCCCATCGGCAGAAGAGCTCAACGGCTGGCTTGAGCGGATCGACGGTGGCCGCACCCGTGAAGAGGTCGTCACCGGATTCTCGCAAAGCCAAGAATTCCGCAATGCCACCGACGACGATGTCGAAAGCTTTGTGCGCGCTCTGGGCACGCATGATTTTCTGGAAGGTGCGGAAGGCAACAACGTTCTTGTGGGCGGTATGCTGTCGGACCGCTTCAGCATCGATCAGTCCTTGGGCGGCAACCATGTCATCATGGACATGGAAAGCTGGGATGTTCTCGACTTCTATGATTCGAGTACACCAGCGCCGCGGACGTACGTGCACGTATGACCCAGGCCGACGAGGACGTGATCTTTGCCGATCAGGGGGTCAGCGTCACGATCCGGAACACCCAGCTGGCCGACATCAGCGACAATATGATCGACTTCTGACGCAGGCGTCCGAAAGGACGCATGCCAAGGAACACACAGCGGGGCGGCGCGCATATTCATATGCGCGCCGCCTTGCGCGAGTCACGCGCGGCGCTGACATCACAAATAAACCAAACCTATAGCGTAAATTATGTTAAATTCCCGCTTTCCGAGTGTTTTGAAAAATTTTTGTTCTGAGACAGAAACAATAACTGCTTTCGAGTGAAACTGGCGTAGCAGTAGAACCAATGAAATTTCATGCACCGGTTTTTGGTCATAACGCTTGTTTTGGGCAGTCCTACCTTTTAGGTTCAAAACATTAATATTTTGTTAAGAATCAAGTTTTTCCGACCGATAGCACGAGCACTATTTTTCTATTTTTTTATCTTTTGCGTTGGGTGACAGGCCCCCCGGTGCATTTTTGGACCTGCGTTATTCACCCACGCCACACTGCTGTGTGACGGCTTTCGGGAATCGATGCTGTATTTGAACCATGAAGCAAAAGACCCAGGAATATCGTGACTTTGCCAATCAGTTGGCGGCGTCCGCTGGCGTTGATGCCATGTATATGGGCGTGTTCGATTCTTATGCGGGATACTTTCTGGATCACTGGGCAGGTTTTGGCGCGGCGGGGGATTGTGCACGCGTCACCAGCGCCGGCGACAGCCTGACCGTCCTGACACAGGCGATGCGCACCATCAGCCTGCGCCGCAAACGCGGTCAGGACACCTGTGCCGAAACATTGCGCCGCATCGATGCGGCGCCTTTCGAGATCACCATCGGCGAACCACGCGGCCATCTCTATCCTGTAGTGGCCGTACTGGGGGGCGAAACTGCGGGCAGGAGAGCATCACTCGATGCGCTTCTGCCCGTCGCCTTGTCCTTCGTTTCAGAGCAGCTCAAACATCTGACCGGCGCCAAGGGCCAACGCAACCGGCGACTGATCGATACCGCCCTGCGGGTCCTGTCGGTTCATTTTGCCGTCGTCGACCGCAACGGTATGATCGATTGCTGTGCAAATATTTCGGATGATTGGCTGGCCAATCACGGCGGCTTCGAGATCGACAAGGAGCGGTTGATCGCCCGGAGCCCCAAAGTCCAAGATGCCTTCCAGCAGGCGCTGGATCTGGCAACCGGTCCGGAGGGCAAATCCTCCATCGTGTCGCTGCGCAATGACGAAGGGCCGGCGCGCATGGTCTGGGTGTCGCATCTGGCGGAATTTGCCGAACCGCGGGCATTGGTCATTCTGGGCCGGGGCCGCGAAAACTCGGCCCTGCGGGACCATCTTCTCAAGCTGTCGGGGCTGACCGCGGCCGAGCGGCGCGTCGCCTGTCACATCCTGCGCGGCAAATCGCTGGGCGAAACGGCCGAGGAAACCAATCTCGCCCTGTCGACGGTGCGCAGCTACATGAAGCGTATTCTGGCCAAGACCAGCACACGCCGCCAAAGCGAATTTGTCTCCCGCTACCAGGGCGCGCTGTCCCGCATGGCGATCGCACCCAGCGAGACACCTCCGGAACAACGCCACTGATCGGGTAAAACCGGCAGTCTCATGCCGATTGACGTAAGGTTTGAGCAGAACTCCACTGACCGTACGCAGCTGGATTGTCT
This window contains:
- a CDS encoding helix-turn-helix transcriptional regulator encodes the protein MKQKTQEYRDFANQLAASAGVDAMYMGVFDSYAGYFLDHWAGFGAAGDCARVTSAGDSLTVLTQAMRTISLRRKRGQDTCAETLRRIDAAPFEITIGEPRGHLYPVVAVLGGETAGRRASLDALLPVALSFVSEQLKHLTGAKGQRNRRLIDTALRVLSVHFAVVDRNGMIDCCANISDDWLANHGGFEIDKERLIARSPKVQDAFQQALDLATGPEGKSSIVSLRNDEGPARMVWVSHLAEFAEPRALVILGRGRENSALRDHLLKLSGLTAAERRVACHILRGKSLGETAEETNLALSTVRSYMKRILAKTSTRRQSEFVSRYQGALSRMAIAPSETPPEQRH
- a CDS encoding DUF4214 domain-containing protein yields the protein MRSTVTDWIWGPVREVSAQVYRLYEALLDRTPDYAGHAGWTQRIVEQTQTLEEVSSGFVNSNEFQSVYGAASNAEFVELLFQNVLGRDPGPGAQGFVNALDGGGSSREAIALEFSETQEFVAGTAGAANAFIDARSSATWVDDVYRLYQATLGREADEGGLLGWVNNLSTGREFQSVVSGFTQSAEFQNLYGATTNSDFVTLLYQNVLDRTPSAEELNGWLERIDGGRTREEVVTGFSQSQEFRNATDDDVESFVRALGTHDFLEGAEGNNVLVGGMLSDRFSIDQSLGGNHVIMDMESWDVLDFYDSSTPAPRTYVHV